The Xenorhabdus doucetiae genome has a window encoding:
- the suhB gene encoding inositol-1-monophosphatase, producing the protein MHPMLNIAIRAARKAGNYIAKSYETPDAVEASQKGSNDFVTNVDREAEKLIIDIIRKSYPKHTIITEESGEHLGEEYDFQWVIDPLDGTTNFIKRLPHFAVSIAVRIKGRTEVAVVYDPMRNELFTATRGQGAQLNGYRLRGTNARDLDGTILATGFPFKAKQHAIPYMNVLGKLFDRCADFRRTGSAALDMAYVAAGRVDGFFEIGLKPWDFMGGELLVRESGCIVTDFVGGHNYISSGNIVAGSPRIVKDILSEMREELTEALKR; encoded by the coding sequence ATGCATCCGATGCTAAACATCGCTATACGCGCTGCGCGTAAAGCCGGCAACTACATTGCCAAAAGCTATGAAACTCCTGATGCTGTTGAAGCAAGCCAAAAAGGCAGTAACGATTTCGTGACCAATGTTGATCGTGAAGCGGAAAAGCTGATCATTGACATCATCCGTAAATCTTATCCTAAGCATACGATTATTACCGAAGAAAGCGGTGAGCACTTAGGAGAAGAATACGATTTCCAATGGGTTATCGATCCGCTGGATGGCACCACCAACTTTATTAAACGTCTCCCCCATTTTGCTGTTTCCATTGCCGTGCGCATTAAAGGCCGCACTGAAGTGGCTGTGGTTTACGATCCGATGCGTAATGAGCTGTTCACCGCAACCCGTGGTCAAGGCGCTCAATTGAATGGTTATCGTCTGCGCGGTACGAATGCCCGTGATCTGGATGGCACGATCCTGGCGACCGGTTTCCCATTCAAAGCCAAGCAACACGCTATCCCTTACATGAATGTACTGGGTAAATTATTTGATCGCTGTGCAGACTTCCGCCGCACGGGTTCAGCGGCACTGGATATGGCCTATGTGGCTGCCGGCCGTGTCGATGGCTTCTTCGAAATTGGCCTGAAACCATGGGATTTCATGGGCGGCGAATTGCTGGTACGTGAATCAGGTTGCATTGTCACCGATTTCGTTGGCGGCCATAACTATATCAGCTCCGGCAATATCGTTGCGGGCAGCCCACGTATTGTTAAAGATATTCTGTCTGAAATGCGTGAAGAATTAACTGAAGCACTGAAACGTTAA
- a CDS encoding IscS subfamily cysteine desulfurase codes for MKLPIYLDYSATTPVDPRVAEKMMNYLTIDGIFGNPASRSHRFGWQAEEAVDIARNQIADLVGADPREIVFTSGATESDNLAIKGAAKFYQKKGKHIITSKTEHKAVLDTCRQLEREGFEITYLAPMSNGMIDLKELEAAMREDTILVSIMHVNNEIGIVQDIVTIGELCRSRGIIFHVDATQSVGKLPIDLSQLKVDLMSFSAHKLYGPMGIGAMYVRRKPRVRIEAQQHGGGHERGMRSGTLPVHQIVGMGEAYRIAKEELESEAERLRGLRLRLWNGIKDIEEVYLNGDLELGAPHILNVSFNYVEGESLMMSLKDLAVSSGSACTSASLEPSYVLRALGMNDELAHSSIRFSLGRFTTEEEIDYTIKLIHNAIGHLRDLSPLWEMFKQGVDISAIEWSHH; via the coding sequence ATGAAATTACCCATTTATTTGGACTATTCAGCAACAACACCGGTCGATCCCCGTGTTGCTGAAAAGATGATGAATTATTTGACGATTGACGGGATATTCGGTAACCCGGCTTCCCGTTCGCACCGTTTTGGTTGGCAGGCGGAAGAAGCGGTTGATATCGCGCGTAATCAAATTGCTGATTTAGTCGGCGCGGACCCGCGTGAAATCGTGTTCACTTCAGGGGCGACAGAGTCAGATAACCTGGCAATTAAAGGTGCTGCAAAATTTTATCAGAAGAAAGGCAAGCACATTATCACCAGCAAAACGGAACACAAAGCGGTTTTAGATACTTGCCGCCAGTTGGAGCGCGAAGGTTTTGAGATCACTTATCTGGCGCCAATGAGCAACGGCATGATTGATCTGAAAGAGCTGGAAGCGGCCATGCGTGAAGACACCATTCTGGTTTCCATCATGCACGTCAACAATGAAATCGGTATTGTTCAGGATATCGTGACCATCGGTGAATTATGCCGTAGCCGTGGCATTATTTTCCATGTGGACGCTACCCAAAGCGTGGGTAAATTGCCGATCGACCTGAGCCAGCTCAAAGTGGATCTGATGTCCTTTTCTGCGCATAAGCTTTATGGCCCGATGGGAATTGGTGCGATGTATGTGCGCCGTAAGCCTCGTGTACGTATTGAAGCACAACAGCATGGCGGTGGTCATGAGCGCGGTATGCGTTCCGGTACATTGCCTGTTCACCAGATTGTTGGCATGGGCGAAGCCTACCGTATCGCGAAGGAAGAGCTGGAATCCGAGGCAGAGCGCCTGCGTGGTTTGCGCCTGCGTTTGTGGAACGGTATCAAAGATATTGAAGAAGTTTACCTGAACGGTGATTTGGAACTGGGTGCGCCACACATTCTGAATGTCAGCTTCAACTATGTTGAAGGTGAATCCTTGATGATGTCATTGAAAGATCTGGCGGTATCTTCTGGCTCCGCATGTACTTCAGCGAGTCTGGAGCCTTCTTATGTCCTGCGTGCACTGGGCATGAATGATGAACTGGCACACAGTTCTATCCGTTTCTCTTTGGGGCGTTTTACCACAGAAGAAGAAATAGACTACACGATCAAGTTGATTCACAACGCGATTGGTCACCTGCGCGATCTTTCTCCATTGTGGGAAATGTTCAAGCAGGGGGTGGATATTAGCGCCATCGAATGGTCTCATCATTAA
- the hscB gene encoding co-chaperone HscB: MDYFTLFGLPARYAIDREQLVTRYQELQRQFHPDRFANQPEREKTLALQQAATINDGYQTLKHPLKRAEYMLSQHGFDLSNEQHTMQDTVFLMQQLELREELDAIEHSVDPETALNGFSSRLTKMIKTRSEQMEQQINAAEWSMAADTVRKLRFLDKLQQQVEQLEERLLDDF, translated from the coding sequence ATGGACTATTTTACTTTATTTGGGCTGCCTGCACGTTATGCGATTGATCGCGAACAGTTGGTGACCCGTTATCAGGAATTGCAACGCCAGTTTCATCCTGATCGTTTTGCCAACCAGCCAGAACGTGAAAAAACGCTGGCACTCCAACAAGCGGCGACCATCAATGATGGTTACCAGACGCTAAAACATCCCCTGAAACGCGCGGAATATATGCTGTCTCAGCACGGGTTTGATCTATCCAACGAACAGCACACGATGCAGGATACGGTTTTCCTGATGCAACAGTTGGAATTGCGCGAAGAGCTTGATGCGATTGAACATAGTGTCGATCCAGAAACAGCGTTGAACGGTTTTTCATCCCGCTTAACTAAAATGATTAAAACGCGCAGTGAGCAGATGGAACAGCAAATCAATGCTGCTGAGTGGTCAATGGCAGCCGATACCGTCCGTAAATTACGCTTTCTGGATAAATTGCAACAGCAGGTTGAACAACTGGAAGAGCGGTTGTTGGATGATTTTTAG
- the trmJ gene encoding tRNA (cytosine(32)/uridine(32)-2'-O)-methyltransferase TrmJ has protein sequence MLENIRIILVETSHTGNMGSTARAMKTMGLTNLYLVNPLVQPDSHAIALSAGASDVIGNATMVNSLDEALVGCELVIGTSARSRTLSWPMVEPRECGERCVNAASHSPVAIVFGRERVGLTNEELQKCHYHLYIPTNPEYGSLNLAMAVQLVSYEIRMAHLAAQEQLEATSPEHEATYPPAEDMERFYQHLEQVLNESGFIRKAHPGQIMNRLRRLYTRARPETQELNILRGILTSMEKWAKK, from the coding sequence ATGTTAGAGAATATCCGCATTATTCTGGTAGAAACCTCCCATACAGGTAACATGGGATCAACCGCCAGGGCCATGAAAACAATGGGATTAACCAATCTGTATCTGGTCAATCCCCTCGTCCAACCTGATTCTCACGCTATCGCACTTTCTGCCGGTGCCAGTGATGTCATCGGCAATGCAACGATGGTGAATTCGTTGGATGAGGCACTGGTGGGGTGTGAGTTGGTTATTGGAACCAGTGCCCGCTCCCGAACCCTCTCTTGGCCAATGGTTGAACCGCGTGAGTGTGGTGAACGTTGCGTCAACGCAGCCAGTCACTCACCGGTGGCCATTGTTTTTGGCCGTGAACGTGTCGGCTTGACTAACGAAGAGTTGCAGAAGTGTCATTATCACCTTTATATTCCGACCAATCCGGAATATGGTTCGCTGAATTTGGCGATGGCGGTTCAGTTGGTCAGCTATGAGATTCGCATGGCACACCTTGCGGCTCAGGAGCAGTTGGAAGCGACGTCTCCAGAGCATGAAGCAACGTATCCACCTGCCGAAGACATGGAGCGTTTTTATCAGCATCTTGAGCAGGTATTGAATGAATCTGGTTTCATTCGCAAAGCACATCCGGGGCAGATCATGAATAGATTAAGACGCCTTTATACCCGTGCGCGGCCGGAAACCCAAGAGCTGAATATCCTGCGTGGTATACTGACTTCTATGGAGAAATGGGCTAAAAAATAA
- the hscA gene encoding Fe-S protein assembly chaperone HscA, translating to MALLQISEPGLSAAPHQRRLAAGIDLGTTHSLVATVRSGQAETLADSDNRHLLPSVVQYRKEGIQVGWQARQQAASDPVNTISSVKRMMGRSLADIQQRYPNLPYQLQASENGLPLINTAAGLVDPIQVSSDILKSLAQRAEETLEGKLDGVVITVPAYFDDAQRQGTKDAARLAGLHVLRLLNEPTAAAIAYGLDSGQEGVIAVYDLGGGTFDVSILRLSRGVFEVLATGGDTALGGDDFDLLLANWIREQAGISDNDHGLQRQLLDVATQAKIALSDAERADIKIAGWQGSMTRTDLNALITPLVKRTLLSCRRALKDAGVTVDEVLQVVMVGGSTRVPLVRSKVGEFFAREPLTSIDPDKVVAVGAAIQADILVGNKPDSEMLLLDVIPLSLGLETMGGLVEKVIPRNTTIPVAKAQEFTTFKDGQSAMSIHVVQGERELVNDCRSLARFTLRGIPPLPAGGAHIRVTFQVDADGLLSVSALEKSTGVEAAIQVKPSYGLSDQEIAHMLKDSMTNAQEDIQARKLAEQKVEAARVLESLTSALEKDADLLSQEEQAAIDAAAQVLIESAQGTSPDAIESAIKQLDKQTQEFAARRMDTSIRRALAGHSVDEI from the coding sequence ATGGCTTTATTACAGATCAGCGAACCGGGTTTATCTGCCGCGCCACACCAACGTCGGCTGGCTGCGGGGATTGATCTTGGTACAACTCACTCTTTGGTGGCGACCGTCCGTAGCGGTCAGGCGGAAACATTAGCAGACAGCGATAACCGCCACTTGCTGCCTTCGGTTGTGCAGTACCGCAAAGAGGGCATCCAAGTCGGTTGGCAGGCGCGCCAACAGGCTGCTTCTGATCCCGTTAATACGATCAGTTCCGTCAAGCGAATGATGGGACGCTCTTTGGCTGACATTCAACAACGTTATCCCAACCTGCCATACCAGCTTCAGGCCAGTGAAAATGGTTTGCCATTGATCAATACCGCGGCCGGTTTGGTCGATCCTATTCAGGTTTCTTCTGACATCTTGAAATCGTTGGCGCAACGGGCAGAAGAAACCCTGGAGGGTAAACTGGATGGTGTGGTGATCACCGTCCCTGCTTATTTTGATGATGCCCAACGTCAGGGAACCAAAGATGCTGCCCGGTTAGCGGGTTTGCATGTTCTTCGCCTGTTGAATGAACCTACTGCGGCCGCCATCGCCTATGGCCTCGATTCCGGTCAGGAAGGCGTGATCGCCGTTTACGATCTGGGGGGCGGAACATTCGATGTTTCCATTCTCCGCCTTAGCCGCGGGGTGTTTGAAGTGCTGGCAACGGGCGGAGATACCGCTCTCGGTGGCGACGATTTTGATTTGCTGCTGGCAAATTGGATACGTGAGCAGGCTGGGATCAGCGACAACGACCACGGATTGCAGCGCCAATTGCTGGATGTGGCGACTCAAGCCAAAATTGCCTTGAGTGACGCTGAGCGAGCAGACATCAAGATTGCCGGCTGGCAGGGCAGTATGACCCGCACCGACCTTAACGCATTGATCACCCCTTTGGTCAAACGCACATTACTCTCCTGCCGTCGGGCGCTGAAAGATGCGGGTGTTACGGTGGATGAGGTCTTGCAGGTCGTCATGGTTGGCGGTTCAACGCGAGTGCCGTTGGTGCGCAGCAAAGTGGGCGAATTCTTTGCCCGTGAGCCATTAACGTCTATCGATCCAGACAAAGTTGTTGCTGTTGGCGCGGCGATTCAGGCGGATATTCTGGTGGGCAACAAACCGGACAGCGAAATGCTGTTACTGGATGTGATCCCACTGTCACTAGGTCTGGAAACCATGGGTGGGCTGGTTGAAAAAGTCATTCCACGCAATACCACCATTCCGGTGGCGAAAGCGCAAGAATTCACCACATTCAAAGATGGTCAGAGTGCGATGAGCATTCATGTGGTGCAAGGCGAGCGGGAATTGGTCAATGATTGCCGTTCACTGGCGCGTTTCACACTGCGCGGTATTCCGCCATTACCGGCGGGTGGAGCACATATTCGCGTGACCTTTCAGGTCGATGCGGATGGCCTGTTGAGCGTCAGTGCACTGGAGAAATCCACGGGTGTTGAAGCCGCTATTCAGGTGAAACCTTCCTATGGTTTGTCGGATCAAGAAATTGCCCATATGCTCAAAGACTCCATGACCAATGCGCAGGAAGACATTCAGGCACGAAAATTGGCTGAACAGAAAGTCGAAGCCGCCAGAGTGCTGGAAAGTTTAACCAGCGCATTGGAAAAAGATGCCGATTTACTGAGCCAAGAAGAGCAGGCTGCTATTGATGCCGCCGCACAAGTATTAATTGAAAGTGCGCAGGGAACCTCCCCTGATGCGATTGAAAGTGCCATTAAGCAATTGGACAAACAAACGCAGGAATTTGCAGCACGCCGTATGGACACATCAATCCGCCGGGCTTTGGCGGGTCATTCTGTGGATGAAATTTAA
- the iscR gene encoding Fe-S cluster assembly transcriptional regulator IscR — translation MRLTSKGRYAVTAMLDVALHSQEGPVPLADISERQGISLSYLEQLFSRLRKNGLVSSVRGPGGGYLLGRSASHIFVAEVISAVDESVDATRCQGREGCQGGDRCLTHALWRDLSDRITSFLSSISLEELVNNQEVLDVADRQDGDKRRTPNGRPQETINVNLRA, via the coding sequence ATGAGACTGACATCAAAAGGACGTTATGCGGTAACCGCCATGTTAGATGTGGCGTTGCATTCACAAGAAGGTCCGGTTCCATTAGCCGACATTTCTGAACGTCAGGGCATCTCCCTTTCCTATCTTGAGCAGTTGTTTTCCCGCTTGCGTAAAAATGGTCTGGTTTCTAGCGTCCGTGGTCCCGGTGGCGGCTATTTATTGGGCAGAAGTGCCAGTCACATTTTCGTTGCCGAAGTAATTTCTGCTGTTGATGAATCCGTTGATGCCACTCGTTGCCAAGGCAGGGAAGGCTGCCAAGGCGGCGATCGGTGTTTGACCCATGCCTTGTGGCGTGACCTCAGTGATCGCATCACCAGCTTCCTGAGTAGCATCAGTTTAGAAGAATTAGTGAATAACCAAGAAGTATTGGACGTTGCTGATCGTCAAGACGGCGATAAGCGACGTACCCCTAACGGCAGACCTCAAGAGACGATTAACGTTAACCTGCGTGCGTAA
- the iscA gene encoding iron-sulfur cluster assembly protein IscA: MSISVTESAAQRISAFLANRGKGVGLRLGVKTSGCSGMAYVLEFADAINEEDQVFEDKGVKVIVDGKSILYLDGTELDFVKEGLNEGFKFNNPNVSSECGCGESFHV; encoded by the coding sequence ATGTCAATTTCCGTGACAGAAAGTGCAGCCCAACGTATTTCTGCCTTTCTTGCCAATCGAGGAAAAGGTGTCGGGTTGCGCTTGGGGGTGAAAACATCCGGCTGCTCTGGTATGGCATATGTACTTGAATTTGCTGACGCAATAAACGAAGAAGATCAGGTTTTTGAAGATAAGGGCGTGAAAGTTATCGTTGACGGTAAAAGCATCCTTTACCTTGATGGTACTGAGTTGGATTTTGTTAAAGAAGGTCTGAATGAAGGCTTTAAATTCAACAATCCCAATGTTTCCAGCGAATGCGGCTGTGGGGAAAGTTTCCACGTTTAA
- a CDS encoding 3-phenylpropionate MFS transporter — translation MVVPSTFWLGLSYFTYFFSYGIFLPFWSVWLKGEGIEASMIGILLGVGMVARFIGSLVISPTIKDPAKLISALRFLSLLALLFAVCFVFGSHWAWLFFVMVGFNLFFAPLVPLSDALAGTWQKQFTFDYGKVRVWGSIAFIISSSLTGILMSANGINFSLSPLNIGWNISFDRLNAWIGHHLFGTHQIILAFLVFSVAAMLLGMMLKPSVMPAGKIKATNTHAVSFKALLSEKSVWQFLVCVTLLQAAHAGYYSFGSIYWEQAGYSSSTIGYLWSLGVVAEVVIFTFSKQLFRRWSARNLLLLSGICGVVRWGLMGTSTELSVLILIQILHCGTFTVCHLAAMRFIGARKENEIIRLQATYSGLAMGGGIAVMSIIAGFMYEHIGSGIFWVMALIVLPALFLRPKVEAHG, via the coding sequence ATGGTTGTTCCATCAACATTTTGGCTGGGGTTGAGCTATTTCACCTATTTTTTCTCTTATGGCATATTTTTGCCCTTTTGGTCTGTCTGGTTAAAAGGTGAAGGCATTGAAGCCTCCATGATAGGGATATTGTTAGGTGTCGGCATGGTCGCCCGCTTTATCGGCAGTTTGGTTATTTCTCCTACCATAAAAGATCCGGCCAAGTTAATCAGTGCGTTGCGTTTTCTCTCCTTGTTAGCCCTGCTTTTTGCCGTTTGCTTTGTCTTCGGCAGCCATTGGGCATGGCTTTTCTTTGTCATGGTTGGCTTCAACTTATTTTTTGCCCCCTTAGTCCCTTTATCAGATGCGTTGGCCGGCACATGGCAAAAACAGTTTACCTTTGATTATGGCAAGGTCAGGGTCTGGGGATCGATTGCGTTTATTATCAGTTCTTCGTTGACCGGCATATTGATGTCGGCCAATGGCATAAATTTCTCACTCAGTCCGCTGAATATTGGCTGGAATATCTCATTTGACCGTTTAAATGCGTGGATCGGTCACCATTTGTTTGGCACTCATCAGATTATTCTGGCGTTTTTGGTTTTCAGTGTTGCCGCCATGCTGTTGGGCATGATGCTGAAACCTTCCGTCATGCCGGCAGGTAAAATTAAGGCTACAAATACACATGCGGTTTCTTTTAAGGCACTGTTATCCGAAAAATCTGTGTGGCAGTTTTTAGTCTGCGTGACTTTACTGCAAGCTGCCCATGCGGGGTACTACAGTTTTGGCTCTATTTACTGGGAGCAGGCGGGTTATTCCTCATCAACCATTGGTTATCTCTGGTCGTTGGGCGTGGTGGCGGAAGTGGTGATCTTTACTTTCAGTAAGCAACTGTTCCGCCGTTGGAGTGCACGTAATTTGCTGTTGTTGTCAGGGATTTGTGGTGTGGTTCGTTGGGGATTGATGGGAACATCGACCGAATTGTCGGTGTTGATTCTTATCCAAATCCTGCATTGCGGCACGTTTACGGTTTGCCATTTGGCAGCGATGCGTTTTATTGGTGCCAGAAAAGAAAACGAAATCATCCGCTTGCAGGCCACTTACTCGGGCTTGGCAATGGGGGGCGGTATTGCTGTCATGAGTATCATTGCGGGTTTCATGTATGAGCATATCGGCAGTGGCATATTTTGGGTGATGGCGCTGATTGTGTTGCCTGCCCTGTTCCTGCGACCCAAAGTTGAAGCGCATGGTTGA
- the glyA gene encoding serine hydroxymethyltransferase, whose translation MLKREMNIANYDPELWQAMEQEVCRQEEHIELIASENYTSPRVMQAQGSQLTNKYAEGYPGKRYYGGCEYVDIVEQLAIDRAKELFGADYANVQPHSGSQANAAVYMTLLKPGDTVLGMNLAHGGHLTHGSPVNFSGKLYNIVPYGIDEAGKIDYDDIRAQAQKHQPKMIIGGFSAYSGIVDWAKMREIADEIGAYLFVDMAHVAGLVAAGVYPNPVPHAHVVTTTTHKTLAGPRGGLILAKGGDEEFYKKLNSSVFPGSQGGPLMHVIAGKAVALKEAMEPEFKAYQHQVAKNAKAMVDVFLQRGYKVVSGETENHLFLLDLVDKNITGKEADAALGRANITVNKNSVPNDPRSPFVTSGIRIGTPAITRRGFKEAETCELAGWMCDVLDNINDEATIESVKQKVLNICAKYPVYA comes from the coding sequence ATGTTAAAGCGTGAAATGAATATTGCGAATTACGATCCCGAACTGTGGCAAGCGATGGAACAGGAGGTTTGTCGCCAAGAAGAACACATTGAATTGATTGCTTCTGAAAACTACACCAGCCCAAGGGTTATGCAGGCTCAAGGCTCTCAGCTCACTAATAAGTATGCGGAAGGCTATCCGGGTAAACGTTACTACGGTGGTTGTGAGTATGTCGATATCGTTGAGCAACTTGCGATTGACCGTGCAAAAGAGTTGTTTGGCGCTGATTATGCTAACGTCCAGCCGCACTCTGGTTCTCAGGCAAATGCGGCGGTGTACATGACACTGCTGAAACCCGGCGATACGGTGTTAGGGATGAATCTGGCGCATGGCGGCCACCTGACTCACGGCTCTCCTGTTAACTTCTCCGGTAAACTTTATAACATCGTGCCTTATGGTATTGATGAAGCAGGCAAAATCGATTACGACGATATCCGCGCCCAAGCACAAAAACATCAGCCTAAAATGATCATCGGTGGCTTCTCGGCGTATTCCGGGATCGTTGATTGGGCGAAGATGCGTGAAATTGCCGATGAAATCGGTGCTTACCTGTTTGTTGACATGGCCCATGTCGCGGGTCTGGTTGCCGCAGGTGTCTATCCAAACCCCGTTCCTCATGCCCATGTGGTAACAACTACAACGCACAAAACTTTGGCAGGTCCTCGTGGTGGCTTGATTCTGGCGAAGGGTGGCGATGAAGAGTTTTACAAGAAACTGAACTCCTCGGTTTTTCCCGGTTCTCAGGGCGGCCCATTGATGCACGTGATTGCCGGTAAGGCAGTGGCATTGAAAGAAGCGATGGAGCCTGAGTTCAAAGCCTACCAACATCAAGTTGCCAAGAACGCGAAAGCGATGGTCGACGTCTTCCTGCAACGGGGTTACAAAGTGGTCTCCGGCGAAACTGAAAACCATTTGTTCTTGCTGGATCTGGTGGATAAAAACATCACTGGTAAAGAGGCGGATGCAGCATTGGGACGTGCCAATATCACGGTTAACAAAAACAGCGTACCGAACGATCCGCGCAGCCCGTTCGTCACTTCCGGTATCCGTATCGGCACGCCTGCCATTACCCGTCGCGGTTTCAAGGAAGCAGAAACCTGTGAACTGGCCGGCTGGATGTGTGACGTGCTGGATAACATCAATGATGAAGCGACCATTGAAAGCGTTAAGCAAAAAGTATTGAATATCTGCGCAAAATATCCGGTTTACGCGTAA
- the iscU gene encoding Fe-S cluster assembly scaffold IscU: MAYSDKVIDHYENPRNVGSFDSEDPSVGSGMVGAPACGDVMRLQIKVNDEGIIEDARFKTYGCGSAIASSSLVTEWMKGKSLEQAEGIKNTQIAEELELPPVKIHCSILAEDAIKAAIADYKNKRQAK, from the coding sequence ATGGCTTACAGCGACAAAGTAATTGATCACTATGAAAACCCACGTAATGTTGGTTCATTCGACAGCGAAGATCCATCCGTGGGAAGTGGCATGGTAGGGGCACCTGCTTGTGGTGACGTCATGCGGTTGCAAATCAAAGTCAACGATGAAGGTATCATCGAAGACGCACGTTTCAAAACCTATGGCTGCGGCTCGGCAATTGCATCCAGTTCATTGGTCACCGAATGGATGAAAGGCAAATCGCTGGAACAGGCTGAGGGAATTAAAAACACCCAGATTGCTGAAGAGTTAGAATTGCCGCCGGTGAAAATCCACTGTTCTATTTTGGCCGAAGATGCTATCAAAGCGGCTATTGCTGATTACAAGAACAAACGCCAAGCCAAGTAA